From the genome of Pseudomonas helvetica:
CCAGAAACAACTGGTCCGCGGCCTGTCCTTCGGCGCCGTGAAATAACGCCCCTTTCGAATCATTAAAAGCGGAGGCCCGTCATGGCCCATCTGAAAATCAAGAATCTGCAAAAAGGTTTCGAAGGCTTTTCCATCATCAAAGGCATCGACCTTGAAGTGAACGACCGCGAGTTCGTGGTCTTCGTAGGCCCGTCCGGGTGTGGTAAATCAACCTTGCTACGGCTGATCGCCGGGCTTGAAGAAGTCAGCGCCGGCACCATCGAACTCGATGGCCGCGACATCACCGAAGTCAGCCCGGCCAAGCGTGACCTGGCGATGGTATTCCAGACCTACGCCTTGTATCCGCACATGAGCGTGCGCAAGAACATGTCCTTCGCCCTCGACCTGGCCGGAGTGAACAAGGCCGAGGTGGAGAAAAAAGTCAACGAAGCGGCACGGATTCTCGAACTCGGGCCGATGCTCGAACGCAAGCCGAAACAGCTCTCCGGTGGTCAGCGTCAGCGCGTGGCGATTGGCCGGGCGATTGTGCGCAACCCGAAAATCTTCCTGTTCGATGAACCACTGTCCAACCTCGACGCCGCCCTGCGAGTACAGATGCGCCTGGAGCTGGCACGACTGCATAAAGAACTGCAGGCAACGATGATCTACGTGACCCACGACCAGGTCGAAGCCATGACCCTGGCTGACAAGGTCGTGGTGCTCAACGGTGGCCGGATCGAACAGGTCGGCTCGCCGCTGGAGCTCTATCACCAGCCGGCCAACCTGTTTGTCGCAGGCTTTCTCGGCACCCCGAAAATGGGCTTTCTCAAGGGCAAGGTCACCCGTGTCGAACGCCAGAACTGCGAAGTGCTACTGGACGCCGGCACTCGCATCACATTGCCGCTGAGCGGTGCCAACCTGAGCATTGGCGGCGCGGTGACGCTGGGTATTCGTCCGGAACACCTGAACCTCGCGTTACCCGGCGACTGCACCTTGCAAGTCACCGCCGACGTCAGCGAACGCCTGGGCAGCGACACCTTCTGCCACGTGCTGACCGCCTCCGGTGAAGCCCTGACCATGCGCATTCGCGGCGATCTGGCGAGTCGTTATGGCGAACAACTTAGCCTGCACCTGGACGCCGAACACTGCCACTTATTCGATGCCAACGGGGTGGCAGTGGCCAGACCGCTGCGTGCCGCTGCCTGATTGCCGAGATCCGACATGAAACTGAACAAGCCCAACCTTACCCGTCTGGCACCTGAAGTGGCTCTGCCCGCCTACACCCTGAGTGCGACTCGCCAAGGTATCGCACACATCGGCGTCGGCGGTTTCCATCGCGCCCATCAGGCCTATTACACCGATGCCTTGATGAACACTGGAGAAGGCCTGGACTGGAGCATCTGCGGCATCGGCCTGCGTGCCGAAGATCGCCGCGCCCGGGATGACCTGGCCAGCCAGGATTACCTGTTCACGCTGTTTGAACTGGGCGACAGCGGCGACACCGAAGTACGGGTCATCGGTGCCATCAGCGACATGCTGCTGGCCGAAGACGACACCCAGGCGCTGATCGATAAACTCGCCAGCCCGGACATTCGCATCGTCTCGCTGACCATCACCGAGGGGGGTTATTGCATTGACGACAGCACGGGTGAGTTCATGGCCCAGCTGCCACAGATCCAGCATGACCTGGCGCATCCGAACGCACCGAAAACCGTGTTCGGTTTCCTCTGTGCGGCCCTGGCCAAACGCCGCGCCACCGGCATTCCAGCGTTCACCCTGATGTCCTGCGATAACCTGCCACACAACGGCGCGGTCACCCGTAAGGCCCTGCTGGCCTTCGCCGCCCTGCGCGATGCCGATCTGCGGGACTGGATCGGCGCAAACGTCAGTTTCCCCAACGCCATGGTCGACCGCATCACACCGATGACCAGCTCGGCTCACCGCTTGCACCTGCACGACGAACACGGCATCGACGATCTATGGCCAGTGGTCTGCGAACCTTTCGTGCAATGGGTGCTGGAAGACAACTTCGTCAACGGTCGTCCGGCCTGGGAAAAAGTCGGTGTGCAGTTCACCGACGACGTCACGCCTTACGAAGAGATGAAAATCAAACTGCTCAACGGCAGTCACCTGGCCCTGACCTACCTGGGCTTTCTCAAGGGCTATCGCTTCGTCCACGAAACCATGAACGATCCGTTGTTCGTGCGTTACATGCGCGCCTATATGGACCTCGACGTAACGCCGCAATTGGCGCCGGTGCCGGGCATCGACCTGACGCAGTACAAGAACACCCTGGTCGAGCGTTTCTCCAATCAGGCGATTGCCGATCAACTGGCGCGGGTTTGCTCCGACGGCTCATCGAAGTTTCCGAAATTCACCGTACCAACCATCAACCGCTTGATTGCCGATGGTCGCGAGACCAAGCGTGCGGCATTGGTAGTGGCCGCGTGGGCGATTTATTTGAAGGGCGTGGATGAGAATGGCGATACCTACCCGATTCCCGACCCACGGGCAGAGTTCTGTCAGGCGCTGGTGGCCGATGATGCGTTGATCACTCAGCGGATGCTGGAGGTTGAGGAAATCTTTGGCACGGCGATCCCCCACTCTGCGGAGTTTGTTGCAGCGTTTGAATGGTGCTGCAACAGCTTGCGTGAGCATGGCGTGACGCGGACGCTGGAGCGGGTGTTGGCCGGTTGATCGTTCCCACGCGCAGCAAAGGAATGCAACCCGTGACGCTCCGCGTCACATCCAGAAGCGGACGCAGAGCGTCCATTGAGGTATTCCCGCGCGGAGCGTGGGAACGATCTTTGGCAGGGTGTTTCCATGACAAACCGATTATTCCTCGGCATCGACTGCGGCACCCAGGGCACCAAAGCGCTGATCCTCGATTCGCGCAGCGGTAAAGTTCTCGGTCAAGGCGCCGCCGCCCACAGCCTGATCAGCAGCGCCAATGGCCGTCGTGAACAAGACCCGGCCCAATGGCTTGAAGCCTTGACCCTCGCCACTCGCCAGGCCTTACTCGCCGCCAACATCAGCGGTCGGGAGATTCTCGGCATCGGCGTCTCAGGCCAGCAACATGGCCTGGTCCTGCTCGATGAACAAGGTCAGGTCCTGCGCCCGGCCAAGCTCTGGTGCGACACTGAAACCACCGCAGAAAACCAGCGATTGCTGACTCATCTGGGCGGCGAAAGTGGCTCGTTGGAACGCCTCGGCGTGGCCATCGCACCGGGCTATACCGTGTCCAAACTGTTATGGACCCAAGAGCAGCATCCGCAAATTTTCGCCCGCATCGCTCACATTCTGTTGCCCCACGACTACCTCAACTATTGGCTGACCGGGCGCTGCTGCAGCGAGTTCGGCGATGCTTCGGGTACCGGCTACTTCAATGTGCGAAGCCGCCAATGGGATCTGCAGCTACTTCGTGACATCGACCCCAGTGGGCGCTTGCAAGCGGCGCTGCCCGAACTGCTGGAGGCGCATCAGGCGGTCGGCACGATTTTGCCGGACATCGCCGAACGATTGGGCATCAACCCAAAGGCGCTGGTCGCCAGCGGTGGCGGCGACAACATGATGGGCGCCCTCGGCACCGGCAATATCCAGCCCGGTGCAATCACCATGAGCCTGGGCTCTTCGGGCACCGTGTATGCCTACGCCGAACAGCCCAACGTCAGCCCGGACGCGGCAGTCGCAACGTTCTGCTCCTCCAGTGGCGGCTGGCTGCCGTTGATTTGCACAATGAACCTGACCAACGCGACCAGCGCCGTGCGTGAGCTGTTCGATCTCGACCTCTCACAATTCAATGCCCGGGTCGAGCAGTCACCGATTGGCGCCGAAGGCGTGAGCATGCTGCCGTTCCTCAACGGCGAGCGCGTCCCCGCCCTGCCCCATGCCACCGGCAGCCTGCTGGGGCTGAACATGAGCAACCTGACCCAGGCCAACCTCTGCCGCGCGGTGGTTGAAGGCACCACTTTCGGTTTGCGTTATGGTCTGGACCTATTGCGTCACAACGGATTGCAGAGCCGCAGCATTCGCCTCACCGGTGGTGGCTCAAAAAGCCCGGCATGGCGGCAGATGGTCGCCGACATCATGAATACCCCGGTGGTGTGCACCGAACACAGCGAGGCCGCAGCCCTCGGTGCAGCGATTCAGGCGGCGTGGTGCGAGTCGGCCGCCGGTACCCAGCAAAGTCTGTTGGCGTTGTGCGAGCGCTGTGTCAGCCTCGACCCCAGCAGCGAAACCCAACCCGTTGCGGTGAATGTAGCGGCCTACCAACAGGCCTATGAGCGTTATCGCCAACAGGTCGCAACCCTTTAAAGAGTGAACAACTATGTATCTGGTGTGTGGAGAAGCACTGTTCGATTTCTTCAGCGAAAACGCGGCCAGCAGTCAGGCTTCGACCGTGAATTACAAGGCAATTGCCGGCGGATCACCATTCAACGTGGCGGTCGGCTTACGTCGATTGGGGGTGGACTCGGCGCTGTTCGCCGGGCTGTCCACCGACTACCTCGGCCGTCGCTTGCAGCAGGTGTTAGCTGATGAAGGGGTACGTGCTGATTACTTGCTGGACTTCGACGCGCCAACCACCCTGGCGATGGTCGCGGTCGGTGCCAATGGCTCGCCACATTACAGCTTTCGCGGTGAAGGTTGCGCTGATCGCCAGCTCACGCTCGCCCATCTGCCAGAGTTGAGTGATGAGGTGCGCGGTCTGCACATCGGCTCGTTCTCGCTGGTGGTGCAACCGATTGCCGACACACTGCTGGCGCTGGTACGTCGGGAAAGCGGTAAACGCCTGATCAGCCTCGATCCGAATGTACGGCTTAATCCCGAGCCGGACATCGAATTGTGGCGTTCGCGGATTGCCGAGTTGATGAAATACGCCGACCTGATCAAGGTCAGCGACGAAGACTTGAGCCTGCTGTATCCGGGGCGCGAGCCGCAGAGTGTGATCGACAGCTGGCTCGAACATCGCTGCCAATTGGTGTTCCTGACCCGCGGCGGCCAGGGTGCGACGGTGTTCAGCCGTCGTCATGGCAGTTGGTCCGCGCCGGCAAGCAAGGTGGTCATTGCCGACACCGTTGGTGCCGGTGACACTTTCCAGGCTGCATTGATCACCTGGCTGACCGAGCAACAGCTCGATTCAGTCGACGGCTTGCAGCGCTTGAGCCGCGAACAGATCGACGCGATGCTCAGGTTCGCCATCAGCGCAGCCGCCCTGACGTGCAGCAAGACCGGGCCGGATTTGCCGTACCGGCATCAGTTGGAAATGCGCTGAATGTGAGGGCCTCTTCGCGAGCAAGCTTTGCTCCTACAGGTCACGTGTTACTTGACGACATTGATCACCCGTAGGAGCAAGGCTTGCCCGCGAAAGCGGTCTACCTCACACCACCACTCTCACTGTCACAACACTGAGAAGTTGTAACTCACAATCAACCGGGTCTCATCCACATCCCGGGCGAACTTCTCGTAGTTGCTCCGATACGTCGCGTTGCGCAGCCGCAGGCTCAGATCCTTGAACGTCCCGCTCTGCACTACATACTTGAGCTCGCTGTCGCGCTCCCACTCCTTGCCTTCCTGCTCGCTGCCCGGCACCTTGATCTGATCGCCATTCACATAGCGGGTCAGGAAGCTCAAGCCATTGAGGCCGACGGCCTTGAAGTCGTAGTCGTAGCGCAACTGCCAGGAGCGTTCCTGGGCCGCAGCGAAGTCGTTGACCTGCACATAGTTGACCAGATACGGGTTACTGCCATCCAGGTACGGCATCGAGTTATCACCGATCATTCGCTGCCAGCCGGCGCTTAGCGTGTGACCGCCAAGGGTGTAGCCGAGCATGCCACTCAAGGCACGGTTCTCGATGGAGCCGGCGCGAGCGGCGCCGCTGTCGGCACTGTCGAATACGCGCAGGTCAGCCTTCAACAGGCCCGAGCCTAATGGCTGATTGGCCAGCAAACCGACAAAGTGCTGACGGTAGATATCTTCCAGTTCGGCGTAATGATACTGAGCGGTCAGGCGCTCGTTGATCTTGTAATCGATGCCATACATATCGAAGTGATCGGCCGTGACGTTGCAGGCGTAACGCTTGTTCTTGCAGTGCACGCGGATGTCCTGGGCGTCGGTGGAATCCCGAGCGGTGTATTTGTCCAGGCGAGCGGCCGTGAAGGTCAGGTCCTTGAATTCTTTCGATGTGAGCATCGCACCGTTGAACATCGTCGGCAGCAGACGACCGTCGTTGTATTTCAGCAGCGGCAGATCCGGTAGCAACGCGCCGTACTTCAGGACGCTTTGCGAAACGCGGACTTTGGCCGTCAGGCCCAGCTTGGCGTATTGGTCTTTCGAGCCACGTGGATTCTCGCCGGTGGACGGCAACAAGCCGCTGTTGCTGCTGTCGGGGCTGGAATCGAGTTTGAGCCCGAGCATGCCCAACGCATCGACGCCGAACCCTACGGTGCCTTCGGTGTAGCCCGATTGCAGATTGAGAATGAAACCCTGGGCCGACTCGTCACGCTTCGACGCACCCTGCTCGTTCGAGGTATGACCATCACGAAAATCGCGGTTGAAATACACCGTGCGCGATTCGACTTTGACGCTGCTGTCTTCGATAAAACCGCTGGCCTGGGACTGCGCGGTAAAACCTGCGCACAGCAGCAAAGCGCCGAAGCCCAGAACCGGGCACGGTGTGATGAGGGGAAACGGGGGACGCATGAAAAAAAGCTCCAACAGCGCATCTTTGCGGCAGGACAATCAGCCAACACAAATAGCGTTCATCCAGCGAAAAGGTTCGCCGTGATGAAGTGAAAAGTTACGGGGGTGATTGCCAATAGTGGCAGATGGCTGCTAGCTGATACAGACGACTTTAGTCTGAAAATGACTGCCAATTACTGCCCGCCGATGAGTTACCGATAGCGCTTAATGAACACGTACTCATCGTTTTTTCGGTGACAAGACCAGACTAGCCACGACCCTAGAGGCGCATTCTGTCCGACTGGTTACGTATGCCAGGAGCAGCGTAAACACGTAAACTCCCGCCCTTATCAGGAAACGGACTTCGGATTCAACGTCATGGAATTGCAATTCAGCATTACCCCCAAGCATACCGAGATCAGGATCGGCAAACTGCTGGAGCGCGAGATGCTCAAGCATGATCAACAGCAGGCCCGACTGCTGGGCTATGTCGCACGCTTTCAGGACCGCCTGATCGCCCCGCTGCTGTTTCTCCTGGGCCTGGTTGGCGGCATGCTGGCAATCTATTTCCCTGCGCGCGAGTTCAGCACTCAGAAGTTCATCTCCATGGCGCTGTTTGGGGTGATCTTCTTGGTGTTCTGGCGGGTCTACTCCGGTCGCCTGCTAAGCCATTTACGTGAACGTATCGCCGACAACCGTGCCAAGCCGCGCGCGCCTTTTCGCAGCGCGAACCAGCGTCTCATAGCAATGAAATTGCGCATTTCCCTCAAGGCAGCTGAAGGTGGTTATCGCCTGCAATTCGACGACCAGGGCTTCACCCTGATCAATACCAGGGGCAAAGGCGCCATAAGTAGGCTGGCCTGGGGGCAGATTGCGCGTCTCACAGTAACGCCCGACTTCTACTCCGTTGCCTGCGCCAAACTGTATCGTGAGGACAAGGCCTATCACATCCCCAGGCATAGCGATGTGATGGACGCGGATTCGTATCAGCAAGGTTTGCAGCTGTTTTTGAGCCGAGTGCCCGTCTCGGCCAAGGAGTCATGCGTCGCGCCCTGAGCCTCTTCTGACCAGCGTGACCCTTTTTGTGTCCCTCTCCCTTTAACCCGCCTCGGCGCAAATATTAAAGAACATGGTCAAATGAGAAAAATTTGGCTGTATACGATAGCTCTGTTGGTGGGCGGCCCTGCTTACGCAGAACCCATCAAGGCGATCCTCAGCTGTCCATTCTCCGATGGAACGCATGCATCGCTGTTGGCCACATCGACTTTGGAAGGTCAGAAGCTGTTTTTGAAAGTCGACGGGAATATCCAGAGTGCATTTTCCGATATGCCGAACGCTGATTTTGTCGGACAGATTGTCATGGCCAAGTGTGTTGCGTCCGGCTTGATATTCGCACTCAACTACGGAACTCCGTACTCCAAGGGAGTCCTCTTACGAAAGAATCCAATAAGTCACGCTACCGAACGGATTGATTTTTCTGAAAAAGCGCTTCCTCGCTGGCTCTATGTCGGGCGTGAACAGATGCGACTCGTCATTCCAAACAGTGGACATGAAGTCGCCGCAAAGTTTCTGGTCTACGATTTCGTCAATGCAAAGGGACAGCCGGAAGAAGTCGAAGGCGTTGATACTCTTCCAGACAAGCTCGGATTTAAGGTTCTACGCTTGAAATGAGCAAACGTTTGGCATTGACACTTCCATCACTGCTCACATGCCGGGCAGTTAGCCGCATTAATACTCTTTACTCCGACTCAATACGGCTCATACGGCATATCATTCAAATGAGACAATTTTCGCTTGGCATCTCGCTTGCCCTATTCTGCGTACATACTTTTGCTGCACCACCACAGATAAAACCTGTCGTCAGCTGTGAGTTGGCAGGCCCCAGGAATACGGTCGAACTGTTACGTGGCTCACCCATTGTTGACTCCTACATCTACAACATCCGCCACACTCAAAAAAACCGACTTATCTTTGGCACCCAGGATGCCTCTCGAGGTACCTCTGTTCAGTGGCAGTGCGCATCCAATCAATCGAATATGAACGTACTGGTGGTCTCTGGTGAATTCACGTCGAACTATCTCCAGGGCGCTCTTTTTTACTACGACCCGAAAACAGGGCAAATAGAGCGTGTCGATTTCGCCGAAAGAAATCGCCCGCGCTGGGTGCAAATGTCCGAACAGGGGGCTCGCGTGATTTTCGAGAACACGGGTAATGAGAGCTCCCACAAGTATTTGGTCTACGGAAAAGGCGACACGTATCTGGAGCTTGATGAGTTACCACCAGCATCTGATGAAAATGGAGGTCCCCTGATCGAACTGCATGGTCCTCAACCGTAAGTCGATCAACCCGCTACGTCCGTTAGGAACCCCACCGAGCTTAACCCCCGGTTAATCCTGCGGTCTAAAATTAACTGGACCGCGTTCGCGCAGAATCTTCTGACGCCCTGCGCGGCAGGGCCGACATCGTCAGGTGTCGCGCTGACTTCACGTCTGCACCGGAGACTTCTCATGAACATGCGAACTTTACTGGTGGCCTCTGCCCTCGCCTGCACCGGGTTTACCGGGCTGGCGCTGGCCGACTCCGCACCCTCCCAGCCTGTGCCGTATCACTACGGAATGTCGCTGCACGTCAAGAAAGTGGTTTCGATGACCGAGCCCACAACGCAAGACTGCAAGGTGGTGACGGCGGAGATGAAGTTCATCGACGACGTGGGTAAACAGGAATACATCAGCTATCGCAAGCTGTCGGATGCCTGCAGCTATCAGAACTGAGTCATGGCGCTGCGCAACGCCAGGCATTTGGTGATGGGCGAGGCCAAAGGTTATGCTTTGGCCTCCCCTCACTGCCGCAAGGATTCGCCATGCAGTTTTCGTTTCGCACACTGTCGATGTTTACCGCTGGTCTGTGTTTTGCGCTGGCGCTGGTCTGGGGCTTTATACCCGAGGTGATGCTGTCGATCTGGAGTATCGGATACTCGGACGCGACAGGCTTGGTGGCCAGACGCAGTGCGATGTTGTTTGTGGCGCTGGGCGTGATGTTTTATCAGACTCGCAACGCGCCGCCGTCCATTTCGCGTAGCGCGCTGAGCAGCGGTCTCGTGGTGGCGGTTTTCGGGCTGGCCACACTGGGTGTCGGCGAATGGCTCAACGGCCACGCCGGCCCGGGTATCTTGCTGGCGGTGGCGGTGGAGATTGCGCTGGGCCTGG
Proteins encoded in this window:
- a CDS encoding sn-glycerol-3-phosphate ABC transporter ATP-binding protein UgpC; protein product: MAHLKIKNLQKGFEGFSIIKGIDLEVNDREFVVFVGPSGCGKSTLLRLIAGLEEVSAGTIELDGRDITEVSPAKRDLAMVFQTYALYPHMSVRKNMSFALDLAGVNKAEVEKKVNEAARILELGPMLERKPKQLSGGQRQRVAIGRAIVRNPKIFLFDEPLSNLDAALRVQMRLELARLHKELQATMIYVTHDQVEAMTLADKVVVLNGGRIEQVGSPLELYHQPANLFVAGFLGTPKMGFLKGKVTRVERQNCEVLLDAGTRITLPLSGANLSIGGAVTLGIRPEHLNLALPGDCTLQVTADVSERLGSDTFCHVLTASGEALTMRIRGDLASRYGEQLSLHLDAEHCHLFDANGVAVARPLRAAA
- a CDS encoding mannitol dehydrogenase family protein, which gives rise to MKLNKPNLTRLAPEVALPAYTLSATRQGIAHIGVGGFHRAHQAYYTDALMNTGEGLDWSICGIGLRAEDRRARDDLASQDYLFTLFELGDSGDTEVRVIGAISDMLLAEDDTQALIDKLASPDIRIVSLTITEGGYCIDDSTGEFMAQLPQIQHDLAHPNAPKTVFGFLCAALAKRRATGIPAFTLMSCDNLPHNGAVTRKALLAFAALRDADLRDWIGANVSFPNAMVDRITPMTSSAHRLHLHDEHGIDDLWPVVCEPFVQWVLEDNFVNGRPAWEKVGVQFTDDVTPYEEMKIKLLNGSHLALTYLGFLKGYRFVHETMNDPLFVRYMRAYMDLDVTPQLAPVPGIDLTQYKNTLVERFSNQAIADQLARVCSDGSSKFPKFTVPTINRLIADGRETKRAALVVAAWAIYLKGVDENGDTYPIPDPRAEFCQALVADDALITQRMLEVEEIFGTAIPHSAEFVAAFEWCCNSLREHGVTRTLERVLAG
- the xylB gene encoding xylulokinase, whose protein sequence is MTNRLFLGIDCGTQGTKALILDSRSGKVLGQGAAAHSLISSANGRREQDPAQWLEALTLATRQALLAANISGREILGIGVSGQQHGLVLLDEQGQVLRPAKLWCDTETTAENQRLLTHLGGESGSLERLGVAIAPGYTVSKLLWTQEQHPQIFARIAHILLPHDYLNYWLTGRCCSEFGDASGTGYFNVRSRQWDLQLLRDIDPSGRLQAALPELLEAHQAVGTILPDIAERLGINPKALVASGGGDNMMGALGTGNIQPGAITMSLGSSGTVYAYAEQPNVSPDAAVATFCSSSGGWLPLICTMNLTNATSAVRELFDLDLSQFNARVEQSPIGAEGVSMLPFLNGERVPALPHATGSLLGLNMSNLTQANLCRAVVEGTTFGLRYGLDLLRHNGLQSRSIRLTGGGSKSPAWRQMVADIMNTPVVCTEHSEAAALGAAIQAAWCESAAGTQQSLLALCERCVSLDPSSETQPVAVNVAAYQQAYERYRQQVATL
- a CDS encoding carbohydrate kinase, which encodes MYLVCGEALFDFFSENAASSQASTVNYKAIAGGSPFNVAVGLRRLGVDSALFAGLSTDYLGRRLQQVLADEGVRADYLLDFDAPTTLAMVAVGANGSPHYSFRGEGCADRQLTLAHLPELSDEVRGLHIGSFSLVVQPIADTLLALVRRESGKRLISLDPNVRLNPEPDIELWRSRIAELMKYADLIKVSDEDLSLLYPGREPQSVIDSWLEHRCQLVFLTRGGQGATVFSRRHGSWSAPASKVVIADTVGAGDTFQAALITWLTEQQLDSVDGLQRLSREQIDAMLRFAISAAALTCSKTGPDLPYRHQLEMR
- a CDS encoding OprD family porin; the encoded protein is MRPPFPLITPCPVLGFGALLLCAGFTAQSQASGFIEDSSVKVESRTVYFNRDFRDGHTSNEQGASKRDESAQGFILNLQSGYTEGTVGFGVDALGMLGLKLDSSPDSSNSGLLPSTGENPRGSKDQYAKLGLTAKVRVSQSVLKYGALLPDLPLLKYNDGRLLPTMFNGAMLTSKEFKDLTFTAARLDKYTARDSTDAQDIRVHCKNKRYACNVTADHFDMYGIDYKINERLTAQYHYAELEDIYRQHFVGLLANQPLGSGLLKADLRVFDSADSGAARAGSIENRALSGMLGYTLGGHTLSAGWQRMIGDNSMPYLDGSNPYLVNYVQVNDFAAAQERSWQLRYDYDFKAVGLNGLSFLTRYVNGDQIKVPGSEQEGKEWERDSELKYVVQSGTFKDLSLRLRNATYRSNYEKFARDVDETRLIVSYNFSVL
- a CDS encoding DUF2790 domain-containing protein encodes the protein MNMRTLLVASALACTGFTGLALADSAPSQPVPYHYGMSLHVKKVVSMTEPTTQDCKVVTAEMKFIDDVGKQEYISYRKLSDACSYQN